A section of the Nitrospinaceae bacterium genome encodes:
- the cafA gene encoding ribonuclease G, giving the protein MHSEIIINSNPREIRVALMENNQLVELFIEHKFNKGIVGNIYKGTVTKILPGMQVAFVDIGLEKAGFLYVGDIDVLDMLDLEESEGNGIPVTGQGEKESDDKPQRQLNHGIPIQDLLREGQEIIVQVAKNPLGTKGARITTYISLPGRYLVYMPTVNHISVSRRIEDETEKDRLRALMTEIGRPGQGYIVRTAGQNCEKEDFETDLSFLHRLWDKLENNSNNGMGSGHLFYEDLNLIFRSIRDLFTQDVKRLVIDSKEDHERCIEFCSNYLPHLVDKLEYHDNPTPIFHHNGIEIEINRALDRKVWLKSGGFITIDQTEALIAIDVNTGKFVGQTDPEETILKTNLEAVKEIVYQLRLRNIGGIIIVDFIDMAKEESKEIVWNALTQALKGDRSRTRILKISELGLAEMTRKRVRESLVQTLCDPCFYCGGKGTIKSPTTVCYEIIREIQKLASHNSGPKAIQVEVHPAIYDLMFQEESSFIEETEEQYKIEIIFQVNPKMHQEKYKIAGT; this is encoded by the coding sequence ATGCACTCCGAGATCATAATAAATTCCAATCCGCGCGAAATCCGTGTCGCCTTGATGGAGAACAACCAACTCGTCGAGTTGTTCATCGAGCACAAGTTCAACAAGGGGATTGTAGGCAACATTTATAAGGGGACGGTCACCAAAATCCTTCCCGGAATGCAAGTGGCGTTTGTGGATATCGGATTGGAAAAAGCCGGTTTTTTATATGTCGGAGACATCGATGTTCTCGACATGCTCGATCTCGAAGAGTCGGAGGGCAATGGAATTCCCGTGACCGGGCAAGGGGAAAAAGAATCCGACGATAAACCTCAGCGCCAGCTCAATCATGGCATCCCCATTCAGGATCTTTTGCGGGAGGGTCAGGAAATTATTGTGCAGGTGGCCAAAAACCCGCTCGGAACCAAGGGCGCCCGAATCACCACCTATATCAGCCTTCCCGGCCGGTATCTGGTCTATATGCCCACGGTGAACCACATCAGCGTCTCCCGGCGAATCGAAGATGAAACCGAAAAAGACAGGCTTCGGGCTCTCATGACGGAGATCGGCAGGCCGGGGCAGGGGTATATTGTCCGCACCGCGGGACAAAACTGTGAAAAAGAGGACTTTGAAACCGATCTCAGTTTTCTGCACCGGCTTTGGGATAAACTGGAAAACAACTCGAACAACGGTATGGGGTCCGGCCACTTGTTTTATGAGGACCTCAACCTCATATTCCGTTCTATTCGTGACTTATTCACGCAGGATGTGAAGCGGCTGGTGATCGATTCCAAGGAAGATCACGAAAGATGCATCGAGTTTTGTTCCAACTACCTTCCCCACTTGGTCGACAAACTTGAATACCACGACAACCCCACGCCGATTTTTCATCACAACGGTATCGAAATAGAAATCAACCGCGCTCTGGACCGTAAGGTGTGGCTCAAGTCCGGAGGGTTCATCACTATCGACCAGACCGAGGCTCTGATTGCCATCGATGTGAATACCGGAAAATTCGTGGGACAGACGGACCCGGAAGAAACCATATTGAAAACCAACCTTGAGGCGGTTAAGGAAATTGTCTATCAATTGCGATTACGCAATATCGGCGGCATCATCATCGTCGATTTCATCGATATGGCCAAGGAGGAAAGCAAGGAGATCGTTTGGAACGCGTTGACCCAGGCCCTTAAAGGGGACCGGTCGCGGACGCGGATTCTTAAAATTTCAGAGCTGGGGTTGGCCGAAATGACCCGCAAACGGGTCCGGGAAAGCCTTGTGCAGACTCTTTGCGATCCCTGTTTTTATTGCGGAGGAAAAGGAACCATCAAGTCACCGACCACGGTTTGTTATGAGATCATTCGGGAGATACAGAAACTGGCCAGTCATAATTCAGGACCCAAAGCAATCCAGGTGGAGGTCCATCCGGCTATCTATGACCTGATGTTTCAGGAGGAAAGTTCCTTCATCGAAGAAACCGAAGAGCAATACAAAATCGAAATCATTTTTCAGGTCAACCCAAAAATGCATCAGGAAAAATATAAGATTGCCGGCACTTGA
- a CDS encoding short chain dehydrogenase, translating into MPTAIITGGRIRLGSAMALHLAKKGYDIALHHRTSGESAVGTIAEIRAAGVKCEPFACDFTDLAAVESLIEMIVSRFTDIELLVNSAANFIQEDIEHTTTKTMLDTFHINLLAPYLMMREYKKHVNRGMIVNILDERISRNVPTFAAYSVAKVGLAHLTHLASIEWGATVRVNGIAPGLILPPQGGAEDYLARGKSLIPTLTHGTVEDICRGLDYLLESSFVNGETLFIDGGQSKGWARKQKGEKSTPPEDPSWLNGGI; encoded by the coding sequence ATGCCGACCGCCATCATCACCGGGGGAAGAATACGACTGGGAAGCGCCATGGCCCTGCACCTGGCCAAAAAAGGCTACGATATCGCCCTGCACCACAGAACCTCAGGCGAAAGCGCCGTAGGAACCATCGCCGAGATCCGCGCCGCCGGTGTCAAATGCGAACCCTTCGCCTGCGACTTCACCGACCTTGCCGCCGTGGAAAGCCTGATCGAAATGATCGTCTCCCGGTTCACCGATATCGAACTGCTCGTCAACTCCGCCGCCAACTTCATTCAGGAAGACATCGAGCACACCACCACGAAAACCATGCTGGACACCTTTCATATCAATCTGTTGGCCCCCTATCTGATGATGCGGGAATATAAAAAACACGTCAACCGCGGGATGATCGTGAACATCCTCGATGAACGCATCTCAAGAAACGTCCCGACCTTCGCCGCCTATTCCGTCGCCAAAGTCGGGTTGGCGCATCTCACCCATCTTGCCTCCATCGAATGGGGAGCGACGGTCAGAGTCAACGGCATCGCGCCAGGGCTCATCCTGCCGCCTCAAGGAGGAGCCGAAGACTATCTGGCACGCGGCAAATCCCTGATCCCCACCCTGACCCACGGAACTGTAGAGGACATCTGCCGCGGACTCGATTATTTGCTGGAAAGTTCCTTCGTGAACGGCGAGACCCTGTTCATCGACGGCGGCCAGTCCAAAGGCTGGGCGCGGAAGCAGAAAGGCGAAAAATCCACCCCACCCGAAGACCCCTCCTGGCTTAATGGCGGGATTTAA
- a CDS encoding ABC transporter ATP-binding protein, whose product MKGHKAVNCDGRTAEFEKKAQLYYPSISILTERTLFQMADNSSTVIKFSKVSKYYMAGGTRVTALKNVDMELHLGDFVTVMGPSGGGKTTLLNCIGGLDAPDEGEIFLNGRLISKMSDRELTQLRRQEIGFVFQFFNLMPTLTLWENVELPLLLSHSSKAADKRIHTLLEYVGLQDRAHSFPAELSGGEMQRVAIARALVHQPAIILADEPTGNLDSENGIKILELMKKVSVEFQTTLVVVTHNPQIAEYGNCHFEIRDGELTRKE is encoded by the coding sequence ATGAAGGGTCACAAAGCTGTCAATTGTGATGGCAGAACCGCCGAATTTGAGAAAAAAGCGCAATTATATTATCCTTCCATCTCGATTCTCACAGAACGGACCCTGTTTCAAATGGCGGACAACTCTTCCACGGTCATAAAATTCAGCAAGGTCAGCAAATACTATATGGCGGGCGGCACTCGCGTCACCGCGCTCAAGAACGTGGATATGGAATTACACCTGGGAGACTTTGTCACCGTCATGGGACCGAGCGGCGGCGGCAAGACCACCCTGCTCAACTGCATCGGCGGGCTGGACGCACCGGACGAAGGCGAGATATTTCTCAACGGCCGCCTGATCTCGAAAATGAGCGACCGCGAATTGACCCAGCTTCGCCGCCAGGAAATCGGGTTTGTGTTTCAGTTTTTCAATCTCATGCCCACGTTAACCCTCTGGGAAAATGTCGAGTTACCCCTTCTGCTGAGCCATTCCTCGAAAGCGGCTGACAAACGGATTCACACTTTGTTGGAATATGTTGGCCTTCAAGACCGGGCGCATTCTTTCCCGGCGGAGTTGTCCGGCGGGGAAATGCAACGAGTCGCCATCGCCAGGGCTCTGGTGCATCAACCGGCCATCATCCTTGCGGATGAACCCACCGGCAACCTGGACTCGGAAAACGGAATCAAGATTCTGGAATTGATGAAGAAGGTATCGGTCGAATTTCAGACCACTCTCGTCGTGGTCACCCACAACCCGCAAATCGCCGAGTACGGAAACTGTCACTTTGAAATCCGCGACGGGGAATTGACCCGCAAAGAATGA
- a CDS encoding permease → MNFLFYFKDLFTALILRPLLRDPFRTGITILGVAIGVAVFLSIRLTNAQTMLSFQESVDLVLGKSNAVIRSEGMSFDEQHFKKLLALREWIKVYPVIEGYGVESSTGEVVEILGTDLLQDSGIRDFSLKTVEPDLKGLLPIIMDPKGIILPEKFIPGTNFQPGDTIEFLVNGQKQELTITAVLENKGIAKALNGNFAMMDIAAAQLALNKLGKLDRIDVEFLKDKDFDRMKEKIGAVLPDFLSIERPQRKNQQVEKMLRAFQYNLTALSFVALLVALYLIYNMIALSVVRRRMEIGTLRALGATPALVAVIFFLEAGIIGTLGSFLGIGLGYYFAQFSLDAVTLTINNLYAPSYVTQVDFHWERMWPYIILGIVLSLISALIPAYDAAKTPPTLVMRRGSYDLKLFRGNKRLNQLALLTIFMAAGCTQLPAINNFPYFGFLSVFLLILGLSLLSPSALLLARHLLHGSCKRVFGGEGLLASMNLSQNVGRNSLAVSSLAIAFLMVISMSIMVHSFRTTVIVWIGQTLRADLFVRIAGGRDIDYQYTLPSDRIEKLDQIPGVAAVDQFRAIDISYNDKPVVLATGDFSVLSQYGNLVIKTGPQAQDLDQWMVGHNRAIISEAFSLKHKVKKGDRLNLNTPGGPLELEIVAVYFDYSRERGYIVVDRTTFLKYYRDPAINSFIIYLADKNQLTKVRQNVLSTIGQDYQLIIRSNAELKKDVLEVFDRTFAITYALEIIAIGVAVLGLFNTLISLILERKREVGILRFLGAFKDQVKRVVLIEAGILGLIGSGMGLIAGVIVSYILIFVINKQSFGWTIQMHFPYLFILITTLVFWIVSTSAGLYPARLAAKLNPKEAVRVE, encoded by the coding sequence ATGAACTTTCTTTTTTATTTCAAGGACCTGTTCACGGCCCTCATCCTGCGTCCCCTGCTTCGCGACCCGTTTCGCACCGGCATCACCATTTTAGGCGTGGCCATCGGCGTCGCCGTATTCTTGAGCATCCGGCTCACCAACGCGCAAACCATGCTTTCGTTTCAGGAAAGCGTCGATCTGGTGCTCGGAAAATCAAACGCCGTGATCCGTTCCGAAGGAATGAGTTTTGACGAACAACATTTCAAAAAGCTCCTCGCTCTCAGGGAATGGATCAAAGTCTATCCGGTGATCGAGGGCTACGGAGTGGAATCCAGCACCGGCGAAGTGGTGGAGATTCTGGGAACGGATCTTCTGCAGGACAGCGGCATTCGCGACTTCTCTTTAAAAACCGTAGAACCGGACCTCAAGGGGTTACTCCCGATCATCATGGACCCCAAAGGCATCATCCTTCCAGAGAAGTTCATTCCCGGAACCAACTTTCAGCCGGGAGACACCATCGAATTTTTAGTCAACGGTCAGAAACAGGAACTCACCATCACCGCTGTGCTGGAGAATAAAGGCATCGCCAAAGCACTGAACGGCAATTTCGCCATGATGGATATCGCCGCCGCGCAACTGGCTTTAAATAAATTGGGCAAACTCGACCGTATCGACGTGGAGTTTTTAAAAGACAAAGATTTTGACCGAATGAAGGAAAAGATCGGGGCGGTTCTTCCGGATTTTCTCAGCATCGAACGCCCGCAAAGAAAAAACCAACAGGTCGAAAAAATGCTCCGCGCGTTCCAGTACAACCTGACGGCGTTGAGTTTCGTGGCACTACTGGTCGCGCTTTATCTGATCTACAACATGATCGCCCTGTCCGTCGTCCGCCGCCGCATGGAAATCGGAACGCTGAGAGCTTTGGGAGCGACACCGGCGCTGGTGGCGGTCATCTTTTTTCTGGAGGCCGGCATCATCGGCACGCTGGGATCGTTTTTAGGAATCGGGCTGGGATATTATTTCGCCCAGTTTTCCCTGGACGCGGTCACTCTCACGATCAACAACCTGTACGCGCCCAGCTACGTGACCCAGGTCGATTTCCACTGGGAAAGGATGTGGCCCTACATCATTCTGGGAATCGTGCTTTCTCTCATATCGGCGCTCATTCCCGCTTACGATGCGGCTAAAACACCGCCGACTTTGGTGATGCGCCGCGGCAGTTACGATCTCAAACTGTTTCGCGGCAACAAGAGACTCAATCAGTTGGCACTTTTGACGATCTTCATGGCCGCCGGGTGCACGCAGTTGCCGGCCATCAACAATTTCCCTTACTTCGGGTTTCTGTCGGTCTTTCTGCTCATTCTGGGACTGTCTCTGTTATCGCCTTCGGCCCTGCTATTGGCACGTCATCTGTTGCACGGCTCTTGCAAAAGAGTATTCGGCGGCGAGGGTCTCCTGGCAAGCATGAACCTTTCACAAAATGTCGGACGCAACTCCTTGGCGGTATCTTCCCTGGCCATCGCGTTTCTGATGGTCATCAGCATGTCGATCATGGTGCACAGTTTTCGCACCACAGTCATCGTCTGGATCGGTCAGACCTTGAGAGCGGATCTGTTTGTCCGCATCGCCGGCGGGCGTGACATCGACTATCAATACACCCTGCCTTCCGACCGCATAGAAAAACTCGATCAGATTCCGGGAGTCGCCGCAGTCGACCAGTTTCGAGCCATCGACATTTCATACAACGATAAACCCGTGGTCCTGGCGACGGGCGATTTTTCGGTGCTTTCGCAATACGGAAACCTGGTGATTAAAACCGGACCGCAGGCGCAGGATCTTGACCAGTGGATGGTGGGTCACAACCGGGCCATCATCTCCGAAGCGTTTTCACTCAAGCACAAGGTGAAAAAAGGCGACCGGTTGAACCTGAACACGCCCGGCGGTCCGCTGGAACTTGAAATCGTTGCGGTGTATTTCGATTACTCGCGGGAACGCGGTTACATCGTCGTCGACAGAACGACGTTTCTAAAATATTATCGGGACCCGGCAATCAACAGTTTCATCATTTATCTTGCCGATAAAAACCAGCTCACCAAGGTTCGCCAAAATGTATTGAGTACGATCGGGCAGGATTATCAACTCATCATCCGATCTAACGCCGAACTGAAAAAAGACGTCCTCGAAGTGTTCGACAGGACCTTCGCCATCACCTACGCACTGGAAATCATCGCCATCGGCGTGGCCGTGCTGGGTTTGTTCAACACGTTGATCTCTCTTATTTTAGAACGCAAGCGGGAAGTCGGCATCCTGCGCTTTTTGGGCGCGTTTAAAGACCAGGTCAAACGGGTGGTGTTGATTGAGGCGGGAATTCTTGGTTTAATCGGATCTGGCATGGGTTTGATCGCGGGTGTCATCGTTTCTTACATCCTGATTTTTGTCATCAATAAGCAATCCTTTGGCTGGACCATTCAGATGCACTTTCCTTATCTGTTTATCCTTATCACCACTCTCGTTTTCTGGATCGTTTCCACATCTGCAGGGTTGTACCCTGCCCGCCTTGCCGCCAAACTAAACCCAAAAGAAGCTGTGCGGGTGGAGTAA
- a CDS encoding UPF0056 inner membrane protein, translating to MLDHSEYLKIFIGLFAIMNPFGAVPLFISMTAGQKAHQRLKTIDQVAIGVTIILLLTLFFGNLLLQFFGITIDSFRVGAGILILLMAIAMLNAKTSPVRQTDQKTDKSVEKESVAIVPLAMPLLSGPGAISNVILAAHKSSGIPHYAVTAFGIFMLSLTIWGILRLSPLIEKRMSATSINVLTRIMGLILASIAVEFIANGLKGLFPVLA from the coding sequence GTGCTTGATCATTCCGAATACTTAAAAATATTTATCGGCCTTTTTGCGATCATGAATCCGTTCGGAGCCGTCCCCCTCTTCATCAGCATGACCGCCGGGCAAAAAGCGCATCAACGTCTCAAAACAATCGATCAGGTAGCAATCGGAGTGACCATTATACTCCTGTTGACATTGTTTTTCGGCAACCTGCTGTTACAATTTTTTGGAATCACCATCGACTCGTTCAGAGTGGGCGCTGGCATATTGATATTGCTCATGGCCATCGCGATGCTGAATGCAAAAACGAGCCCTGTCAGGCAAACCGATCAGAAAACGGACAAATCCGTTGAAAAGGAATCCGTCGCCATCGTTCCGTTGGCCATGCCCCTGCTGTCCGGGCCGGGCGCTATCAGCAACGTGATACTGGCGGCGCACAAGTCAAGCGGCATTCCTCATTATGCAGTGACCGCATTTGGTATTTTCATGCTGAGCCTGACGATTTGGGGAATTTTACGTCTGTCGCCATTGATCGAGAAACGTATGAGTGCAACCAGCATCAACGTTCTCACCCGTATCATGGGGTTGATACTGGCATCCATTGCCGTTGAGTTCATCGCCAACGGCCTCAAAGGCCTGTTTCCAGTGTTGGCTTAG
- a CDS encoding molybdenum cofactor biosynthesis protein B: MNDNVKPKVVNIAVLTVSDTRTEADDKSGKTLVERIEKAGHNVVEKRIVKDEIPLLQKSLKEWISRDDVDVVIATGGTGVTGRDVTPEAFEALYDKPIPGFGELFRMLSYENIKTSTMQSRATGGVANGTFLFALPGSTGACKDAWDGILVHQLNSNNPPCNLVDLMPRLMEK; this comes from the coding sequence ATGAATGACAACGTAAAACCCAAGGTGGTCAATATCGCGGTGCTCACGGTTTCCGACACGCGCACGGAAGCGGATGACAAGTCGGGAAAAACGCTGGTGGAGCGCATCGAAAAGGCGGGACATAACGTCGTCGAGAAGCGTATCGTGAAAGACGAGATTCCGCTTCTTCAGAAAAGCTTAAAAGAATGGATTAGCCGCGACGATGTGGATGTGGTGATCGCCACCGGCGGCACGGGGGTCACCGGGCGCGATGTAACGCCGGAGGCGTTTGAGGCGCTTTACGATAAGCCGATCCCTGGCTTCGGCGAGTTGTTCCGCATGCTGAGCTACGAGAATATCAAAACCTCCACCATGCAGTCCAGGGCGACGGGCGGGGTGGCGAATGGCACTTTTCTGTTCGCGCTTCCCGGGTCCACGGGAGCCTGCAAGGACGCCTGGGACGGGATTCTGGTTCATCAGCTGAACAGCAACAACCCGCCCTGCAATCTGGTGGACCTGATGCCGCGCCTGATGGAAAAGTGA
- a CDS encoding pseudouridine synthase, giving the protein MQPLTYKVDPAGSRKRLDLFLSNVQREISRSQVKRLIELKKVSVNGELAPAKYKVKPGDVIEIDVPPPVPLDLHAEAIPLNIVFEDDCMVVVDKPPGMVVHPAPGHFTGTLVNALLHHCPDLTGIGGVERPGIVHRLDKDTSGLVLVAKNETAHRSLTRQFKQRTIRKIYLALVRGIVKADSGVIDLPIGRHKIHRKKMAPQKQGGREATTAYEVIARYPHFSYLRLFPKTGRTHQIRVHVASLGHPILGDKTYGGKLDEKHMKMPRQALHAHRLEIVHPVSGEEKTFVSSPPTDLDLYLKRHESLGEKL; this is encoded by the coding sequence ATGCAACCACTCACCTATAAAGTCGATCCCGCCGGGTCCAGGAAGCGTCTGGATCTGTTTCTATCAAATGTCCAGAGGGAGATCAGCCGTTCGCAGGTGAAGCGGTTGATCGAGCTTAAGAAGGTGTCGGTCAACGGCGAGCTGGCGCCTGCCAAGTACAAGGTGAAACCGGGGGATGTCATAGAGATCGATGTCCCGCCGCCTGTTCCCTTGGACTTGCATGCGGAAGCCATCCCTTTGAATATCGTCTTTGAGGACGATTGTATGGTGGTCGTCGACAAGCCGCCCGGCATGGTGGTTCACCCGGCTCCCGGTCATTTCACGGGAACGCTGGTCAATGCGTTGTTGCATCACTGCCCGGATCTGACGGGAATCGGCGGGGTGGAACGTCCGGGAATCGTGCATCGCCTGGACAAAGACACTTCCGGTCTGGTCCTGGTGGCCAAAAACGAGACGGCCCACCGCTCCCTCACCCGGCAGTTCAAACAAAGGACGATTCGAAAGATATATCTCGCGCTGGTGCGGGGCATCGTGAAGGCGGACAGCGGGGTCATCGACCTTCCTATCGGCAGGCACAAAATTCACAGAAAGAAAATGGCGCCCCAAAAGCAGGGAGGCCGGGAGGCGACCACGGCCTATGAGGTGATCGCCCGTTATCCGCATTTTTCCTATTTGCGGCTGTTTCCTAAAACCGGAAGGACGCATCAGATTCGAGTGCATGTGGCGTCCCTTGGGCATCCCATTCTGGGAGACAAGACCTATGGGGGCAAACTGGATGAAAAACACATGAAAATGCCGCGTCAGGCCCTGCACGCTCATCGATTGGAAATCGTCCATCCTGTCTCGGGGGAAGAAAAAACGTTTGTTTCTTCTCCGCCTACGGATTTGGATCTTTATTTGAAACGCCATGAATCTCTTGGGGAAAAGCTTTGA
- a CDS encoding aspartate aminotransferase, with product MAISQKISGFMEKSSWIRKMFEEGIRLKQEYGADKVFDLSLGNPVVEPPEELKEALIAAAKDSTGGLHRYMPNAGLPDVRETLAHTLSPECKVKLSADDIVMVCGAAGGLNITLKTLLDPGDEVIIFSPYFVEYLFYADNHGGKAIPVATNADFTLDLDALKKAYTEKTRAVIINSPNNPTGVVYSRQSLEALAASLKEQSREMGRAVYLISDDPYKKIAFDGVETPNICEFYDNSIYITSHSKDLAVPGERIGMVVVHPRAESAKDLMAGLIFCNRVLGFVNAPGMIQRAVKNAQGAMVDVKQYQQKRDFLYRELTRIGYSVVKPQGAFYFFPKSPLADEIEFVRILASKRVLVVPGRGFGSAGYFRLSYCLPDAVIEGSISGFEGAFHEAEGKA from the coding sequence ATGGCGATTTCCCAGAAAATCAGCGGGTTCATGGAAAAATCTTCCTGGATCCGGAAAATGTTTGAAGAAGGCATCCGCCTCAAGCAGGAATACGGAGCAGACAAGGTCTTTGATTTGTCGCTCGGCAATCCCGTGGTCGAACCGCCCGAGGAATTAAAAGAAGCCTTGATCGCCGCGGCCAAAGACTCGACTGGGGGGTTGCACCGTTATATGCCCAATGCCGGATTGCCGGATGTTCGTGAGACCCTCGCACATACTCTCTCGCCGGAATGTAAGGTCAAGCTCAGTGCCGACGACATTGTCATGGTCTGCGGCGCGGCGGGGGGATTGAACATCACCCTCAAGACTCTGCTCGACCCCGGTGATGAAGTCATCATTTTTTCGCCTTATTTTGTGGAATACCTTTTTTATGCCGACAATCATGGCGGCAAGGCGATCCCGGTGGCGACGAACGCAGATTTCACGCTCGATCTCGATGCTCTTAAAAAAGCATATACTGAAAAAACCCGGGCGGTCATCATCAACTCTCCCAACAACCCGACGGGAGTGGTGTATTCCCGGCAGTCTTTAGAAGCTTTAGCGGCCAGTCTTAAAGAGCAATCCCGGGAGATGGGCCGCGCGGTCTATTTGATTTCCGACGACCCGTATAAAAAGATCGCCTTCGACGGAGTGGAGACGCCGAACATCTGTGAATTTTATGACAACAGCATCTACATCACTTCGCACTCCAAGGACCTTGCGGTGCCGGGAGAGCGGATCGGCATGGTCGTCGTCCATCCTCGTGCAGAAAGTGCCAAAGACCTGATGGCCGGTTTGATCTTCTGCAATCGGGTGCTGGGGTTTGTCAACGCACCGGGGATGATCCAGCGGGCGGTGAAAAACGCTCAGGGAGCGATGGTGGATGTGAAGCAATATCAGCAAAAGCGCGATTTTTTGTACCGGGAACTGACGCGCATCGGCTATTCGGTGGTGAAGCCGCAGGGAGCGTTTTATTTTTTTCCAAAATCGCCGCTCGCCGATGAGATCGAATTTGTGCGGATTCTCGCTTCCAAACGGGTTCTGGTGGTTCCAGGGAGGGGATTTGGCTCAGCGGGATACTTCCGCCTGTCCTACTGCCTGCCGGATGCGGTGATTGAAGGCTCGATTTCAGGCTTTGAAGGCGCTT
- the rodA gene encoding rod shape-determining protein RodA produces the protein MIDRRLTTNFSWWFLIITLGVAILGVVIIYSANHGRPEPFFRSLYIKQIYWIVYGLIAMSVAIAVDYRFFSRYAYLIYGLTVLALLYVLFFGTVASGARRWIHLGPLSIQISEFAKISLIIFLAKYFETGKLQGQFQFKDLILPTFLTLVIAGLIVRQPDLGTAIMTFLIFLVFIAAIEFNFFTLLKLSVLGLISAPLLWFFLQDYQKTRVLTLFNPELDPLGAGYHTIQSKIAIGSGGFWGKGLFAGTQSRLNFLPEKHTDFIFSVFAEETGFVGVAILLGLYLFIILKGLNIAFRAADRFGFFLALGLISSFTFYIIFNIGMTIGLFPVTGLPLPLMSYGGSSLISNFFAVGLLLNIEMRRTIH, from the coding sequence ATGATCGATCGAAGGCTGACTACAAATTTCAGTTGGTGGTTTCTGATCATCACCCTTGGCGTGGCCATCCTTGGTGTTGTGATTATTTACAGCGCGAATCATGGCCGTCCGGAACCGTTCTTCCGCAGCCTCTATATCAAACAAATTTACTGGATCGTTTATGGCCTGATCGCCATGTCCGTGGCGATCGCTGTCGATTACCGGTTTTTCAGCCGATATGCTTATTTAATTTATGGTCTTACGGTTCTGGCTCTGCTGTATGTTCTATTTTTTGGAACGGTGGCCTCCGGGGCCAGGCGATGGATTCATTTGGGGCCGCTAAGCATTCAGATATCTGAGTTTGCCAAAATTTCGTTGATCATTTTTCTTGCCAAGTATTTTGAGACCGGAAAGCTTCAGGGGCAATTTCAGTTCAAAGATTTGATTCTGCCGACTTTTCTCACTCTGGTCATCGCCGGGCTCATTGTCCGCCAACCGGATCTGGGGACGGCGATAATGACGTTTTTAATTTTCCTGGTGTTTATCGCCGCCATTGAATTTAATTTTTTCACTTTGTTGAAGCTTTCTGTTTTAGGCTTGATCTCCGCTCCTCTTCTCTGGTTTTTTCTGCAAGACTATCAAAAGACCCGGGTTTTGACTTTATTCAACCCTGAACTGGACCCTTTGGGTGCGGGTTACCACACGATTCAATCCAAAATCGCTATCGGGTCAGGAGGGTTCTGGGGTAAGGGATTGTTTGCGGGCACGCAGAGCCGCCTTAATTTTCTGCCTGAAAAACATACCGATTTCATTTTTTCTGTTTTTGCTGAAGAAACGGGGTTTGTCGGGGTTGCCATTCTTTTGGGTTTGTATCTTTTTATTATTTTGAAGGGATTGAACATCGCGTTCCGGGCTGCAGACCGGTTCGGTTTTTTCCTGGCGTTGGGATTGATCAGTTCGTTCACCTTTTACATCATTTTTAACATTGGCATGACCATCGGCTTGTTTCCTGTAACGGGCCTTCCTCTCCCCTTGATGAGTTACGGGGGGTCTTCGTTGATCAGCAATTTTTTTGCCGTCGGGTTGTTGCTGAATATCGAGATGCGGCGGACCATCCATTGA